In Haliotis asinina isolate JCU_RB_2024 chromosome 15, JCU_Hal_asi_v2, whole genome shotgun sequence, the sequence GCTGGGAATCATTGTAACTGGTATTTTCTTCAATTCAAATATAGTCTTGCTTCTCCGTCCTGTTCAGTATGAGACTTTAAAGAATTTAATTTTAAGGAATCTGAATTTGGACATTGTTGATAATGATGAGGTATGGTGCCTGCTGTGAGGAGAATGGCAGCCTGTGATTGGGCAATCCATGCAGGGAATACCCTTTCATATGTGTTATGTTCTGGAGGTTTTCTGCCAATATTACCCTGGCATTATATGTGAAAATTGTTTTCACTGAGGAATCTTCTTTGATTTTTCAGAGGCTTCATCTCAACCAATAATGAGAATTACCATATAGACTCAGGCCCTGGATATCATAGGTTATTCCGAGATTCCGACAGGAGGCGTCGAGACCTCAAGTGTGGTAAGATGGACATCAGTTCTTCCGTCTCTTTTGTCACTATAGTGGTATAAAGAAGAAGTTAATATTATTAAAACCAACAACAGTGTTCCAAGGTATTTAGGAAACAGTTTCAGCACTAACAACATACACCATGGACTGTGAAATTTGAAATACATTACAGTCCAGCCATTCACATGCCTGCTTGGTGATAATTATATCTGTTCAAGCTTACTTGTCTGTCCAATGGTTCACAAGCTTATTGTTTCACATATCTTCCTAAAAATTGACATATCTTTCCAATAATTAGCATGTCTGTCCATTGACTGACATGTGTATCCAAGATTCACAAGTCTGTCCAGTGACACATATGTCTGTTCAAGGATTGACATGCTGTCCAAAGATTCAAATGTCTGTCCATTGATTCACATGACTGTTCAAGGATTCATGTGTCAGTTTAAGGATTCTCATGTATATCAGAGGATTCAAATATGTCAGTCCAAAGATTCACCTGTCTGTTCAAGGATTCACATACCTGCCCATTGATTCACATGTCAGTCCATCGATTCACATTTCTCTCCAATTATTTGCATATACTAGTATGGCCATTAACTGATATGTCTATTCAATGATTCAATCATCTGTCCAATAATTCATATATCTTTTCAGTGATTCACACGCATGTCCAATAATTCATATGTCTATTCAGTGATTTACACGTTTGTCCAATAATCTGTTTCAGGAACAGATGGTCATAAAGCACATTTTCATCCACCTGGAACAAATAAAGATGTCCACAGCAGGGTATGACATTTTCTTTACACAAACAAGACAAATATAGGACAGCTAGAAAACATGGAACTTTTTTCCAATGATCTATGTAGGAATTTGAGGTTAGAATATTTACAGTGTGCACCAAACATATGCTGCGTGCATACAACCAATGAGATACAGTGTAGATGTCACATGACTTTCATTACATAAATGGTGTTGGGATTGGGGAGATATGTCAAGGGTCTGAGTAACAACAAAAGATACTGACGTGGGAACCATAGAATGGCTAACACTGACATTTTCTGACGGTGTTTGCGAAGTTGTGTTGGTCATGTGAATATTCCCTCAGATAGTCATTAATCCCATACTTTGACATATGTCCAATTTATGTGTTCAATTTATGTTTTCACAGAAAAAACGAGACATCCATGGCCCGTATGACAGCAATCAAAACACTCGATATGTGGAGTTGTACCTTGTCAATGACTATAGAACAGTGAGTTATTGTCCATTGGAAGCTAATTTAGATGTTCCCATGAAATTCTTTTGCTCTTTTAACACTTATTTCTAATTGAGATTAGTTTCAAGATATGTGAGAGAAAGACTGGTGACTGAAATAACAAGTTGTAAATAGTTAGCTCTTTATTATTAATGATTAAAAATCAAATTTTGGAATCTCATTTTACAACATTTATGgatcatgtttgaaataaatgaacCTCATAAATATAAGTTCATCATGTATTGTACTGAACAGAATTATTGAATTGGAAAGAGTAAATTTGAGAGTTTGTGGAATTTTTTAAAGTTGTTCTTTGCATGACtttcatttcagtatgaaaGAAATGGGGGAAATACAACATCAGTCATCAGGAGATCCCAGGATATCACAAACATAGTTAGCAGGGTAAGTAACTAAAACTTCTTTACCTCCATAGCAAGAAAACACACTTTCTTTAATTTCgccttaatttttttttttggttgtaTGGTAAGAAATATAGTGAGCAACCTGTTGCTAGGTCTTGCTGCTTGTGAATATTATGTAATATTTAAAATGAACTTGCACAGCCTGTAGCAACTATTTGAGATCTCAGATGGAAGGATATTCTACAATAACAGTCAATTAGATCCAATGAAACATACAATCTATAGCAGACTCCAATGTTGCCTTCATTTTTTGGACAAAGTCATCCATTGATGAGTGTTTGCTCATGAATCTTACGATCTCGAACGATCATCATTAGCCTCACTACTTGGCCATTTATAGACTTTCTCTAACACTTATTCAGCTTATATTGCGAAGCATCTTCACATCAGCTGATGAAAGACAAATTTGTAAGTTGTATTAAAGACAGAACCAAATGTATTATCTGTGacatgaattatctccctttaaagATGAGTTGTCTCTCTTCAGCTGTACCGGCCACTGAACATCTATGTGGCTCTGGTTGGGGTGGAGGTATGGGAAGGAGGGGACCAGATCACTGTGACAACCAGTGCTGATGCAACAATGGAAAATTTCCTGAGATACCGTCGAGAAAGGATAAATCCGTTCCACAGAAATGACAATGCTCAGCTTGTTACGTAAGTCTCAAACTAGAAAAACTGCCAACCTTAGTGTGCTAGTGTATTTGAACAGTTAGGTTAGCCATATAGCAACACTAACTGGTGCCAATAACCATTTTTAACTACGTACAATAGGACATTTTCATGGAATCAataatgtagtttcatgttgtttGTTATAGTTTGACCAGCTATGCCCACAatgaatgtgtttgtttcatCAATAGTTTCGTCCAGCTGACGTATAGTAACAAATTATTCACTTTAGCAAGAATATCTGCTTTTGGGggaaatttcaatattttaaatattttgatggAATCAAATACTTCCAGACCTGTGAATGTTTGCATATAGTCTGACCAATTGTGTCCTAAGTTTGTTTCAACTCAAGTGTTGTCCAGAGTTAAGCAGATTCTATGCTTGTTTCAGTGGAATCTTCTTTGACCATGGAGTTGTTGGTAAGGCCATTAAAGGCCCCATCTGTACGTACCAGTTCTCTGGAGGAGTCAACATGGTAAGAACTTTGTACTATAGGCTCATTAACTTGTTACAGCGTTATCATTATCCGTTTGCAGCAGCTGTTAAGTAATGAGATTTGTCTGTTTATggccagaccaattctatttcttgtttcacagaTGTTTGTCCTCtaaaaacctaaaggcaggagggtgaaaagtttttaaaaaatcactagTCCAAGTAATCTTTattctaaatactcaaagtattttactttggaCAATTTATGAAGTATTTTTGTGGCAAAAAAACAATCCAGAAAATGTTTTCTTGTAACCTCAGGTTTAATATATGTTGCCAGTTCTTGAATCCTTTTTAATTGCGTGATAGTGAGACATAGTACTTGTTGTGACACTGCTTGGAGCTCAGAATCAAGTGACCTTATTTTAGCTCACCTGAAACATTCCTGTTTCAGGATTACGATGGCTTAGTGACACTGGTGGCAACTACAGTAGCTCATGAGATGGGCCACAACTTTGGTATGGAACATGACAATGATTCCACATGTTACTGCCCCAAGGACAAGTGCATCATGGCAGCCACCAGTGGGTATGTTGAAACTGAATCCAGGAATGTGGCATCTACACACCTTCCATACAAGAAAATCGTTGTGCACTTTTTAATCTCTCTTCATTCGTCCCAATCTCTCATATTCTACCATCACTTTGAAATACAAGACTTGATATTTTATTatcttaaaatatatattttgtataataGCCAAGTAACAAAGCATCCAAGATGTGGCTTTGGTTGCTTGGACATCTAATAATCAAAGAATATTTGGGCATTTTTCAGTCAAACAAGCCCTACAGACTGGTCTTCCTGTTCCAAGAATGCTCTCCAGGAGGCATTTGAGCTGGGCATGGACTACTGTCTGCGTAACAAGCCATCTCAGATCTTTGAGGGACCTGTGTGTGGCAATGGCTTTGTGGAAGATGGGGAAGAGTGTGACTGTGGACTTCCTCAGGTACTTGGACAATTCCATATACGTAGTTAAAACAATCAAGTTATGGAAACTTGTTTGGAAAGTCTTCTAGCATCAAGTTTAACGCAAGTGCTTTTCAAAACAGTGGTATACTATCAACTATACTAACAAGCATAATATAAGCATAAATAAGCAAAACCAGACAAGAGGGCTGGTGCTACTTTGTAAGTGTCTTATGGTAGCAGTGCTTCAGGAGGCAGGTAGAACAAACTCATGATGCACTGTTTTTAGATGCCCCGTAAAGTGAGCTATTGGTTATGGTTTGTTTAGAAGTCTGGGATTAAGAACTAAGTATATTTCAAGAGATGCAAACCCTTTCTTCTTTGAGCATTGTCTTTGAGTTTCATACCCTGCTAAAGCATTTGATTGTTCATCTGGACTATTTATAATGTCATAATGTGTTCCAAGGCCATCTGTGGAACAAAGACATGTAAAGGTGTTTcattattagtgagtgagttgggttttatgttggaatattccagcaatttcacagtGGGGGACTCAAGGagtaagcttcacacattgtactcacgtgggaattgaacccaggtctttggtgtgacaagcgaatgcttttaCCGCTAGGCTAGCCTACCTACCTATCATTGTTAGAGTTGGCAGCAAAATATAGAAGTATATTAAGGGCTTACACTGACTGAAGCCTCTTTGGATAAAGTGTCAGTGTTCTGGAATgtgtgatgtaactgatgttgtggtgttggtTGCCAGGACTGTAACAACCGATGCTGCAATGCCTCATCATGTAAGATGTACCACCAGGCCAAGTGTGCTACAGGGCGTTGCTGTGACCTCTCCACCTGTAAGGTATGTAAGGGTTTTGTGTTGGCTCTGATCCAGACTGGCAGTATCATCTCAAGAGGGAATGTTGTCGGGGACAGGTAGAAATGGAGATCGGAGACTTGCCCCTGGTTTAGTGATGTAACAGAAGTACAACCATCCTGTGTTAGAGGGCAAGTGTCGTATGTCCAGTGTTTTTAACAACACTCACTGAGGCTTTCAGATTGTTAAGCAGAGTACAAGGACATTCATTCTGTTTTCACGTGTGACTCAGTTGAGATGTTAAGCTGTATctgtaaatgtatctgtgtttACTACCCAATTTGTTTTATTCCAGCCTAAGGAAAAGTCAACGTTGTGCAGGGAACCAGTTGGTGAATGTGACCTCCCTGAGTTCTGTGATGGCTCTGCTGAATACTGTCCAGCTGATGTCTTCCTGCAGAATGGACTCTCCTGTAAAAATGGACAGGTAACTTGATGCAACTTCTTCAGGTTAGATAATGCCACTGTATGATGCATGTCACCAATGCTGAATCATACATTAGGTGGCACATACTTTAAAGGAAGGGCTTATTACACAGATCGCTTGATGCAACTGGACGTTTGCTGCACATGAGGAGTACCACTATTTAAATGAGCACCAAGCTTTTTCATATAGCAATAGTCCATCATTGCAGGCCATGTTTTGAGGGTTACATTTTAGTTGATTGCTTCTGTTTCCAGTCATACTGTTACAAGGGAAAGTGCAACACCCACAGCGACCAGTGTAAGCTGTTGTGGGGGGACACAGGCAGAGCATCAGACCCCATCTGCTTCCAGCAGCTGAACATGCGCGGGGACCAGGACGGCAACTGTGGCTACAACTGGACCAAGGACACCTACAGCACTTGCCGCAGAGAGTGAGGAGATGTTTTTGACAAGGAACATACTTTAGACACTGCATTGCTTGTTCAGAATTATCAGGGTATATTGAGTGTgactcttcagcaacccatgcttgtcattagaggcgactaacaggatcgggttgtcagggtctctgacatggttgacacacatcatcatgTCCCAATAACGTAGATCAATacttatgctgttgattactggattttctggtccaggcttgattatttgcaCACTGCTGCCTTATAGTTGGAGTATatctgagtgctgtgttaaacaacagccCAACCATATATGCCACATTTTAGCACAGACGTTCCATACTGTAGCGCTATGATTAATTTGTTAAACATGAGGATGTGATATGTTGATGTGAATATTTTTGACGAATGCCTGAGATATAGGATGTGGGACTATTTCCACCTCAGCTCATAATCTTATGTATGAGATGGATGTTTTGTGTGTTCCAGAGATGTGATGTGTGGTCTGCTTCACTGTGTACATCTCAACGAGAAGCTGATGTTCTGGAGGGACAACTTGGCTCATACCATGAGAGCTAGCTTCCTGACCCGGGGCAACACACAATATGTCTGCCGGTCGGCCATGTTGGATGTTGGCCTAGACATGCCTGATCCTGGGATGGTTCCTGACGGTGCCAAGTGTGAAGTCAATAAGGTGGGATGGACAAGTGAATGAATGTGGGAGCTCTCTGAGAATTTGATGTCAGATAGAAATTTTGATTCTTTCTATTTTGACGAGAGTGTGTTATCAGATCTGCAAGTTTTCTCGCTGACAAATTCAATGCGACTTCAGAGTTCATCTCGTTTAAAGTACAACAGTAGTTAAGCATACTTTTTTCCCCATTAATTTGCTCTGAGAGGATTTTGCATTTCAGAGGATAAATGAAATTTGCAGATTGACCAAAATGATCTTAGCACATGTTACAGATTTCAGTTAACTTTCCCTTTGTCTAAGTCATAGTATTAGTAGACTCTTCTTAGTGGCAGTATTCGTCGGTAGTAGTAGTcttagtagtagtcgtagtggtagtagtagtggtagtggtagcagtagtggtagcagtagtggtggtagtggtagtggtagcagtagtggtagtggtagtagtagtggtggcggtagcggtagtagtggtagtggtagcagtagtggtagcagtggtagtggtagtggtagtagtagtagtggtagcggtagtagtggtagtggtagcagtagtggtatcagtggtaagggtaagggtagcagtggtagtggtagtagtggtagtgatagtggtagtagtggtggtattgGTAGTGGTAGCgttggtagtagtagtggtagcggTAGCGGCAGTAGtgttagtggtggtagtagtggtagcgatagtagtagtggtattggtagttgtagtagttgtggtagtgGTAGCGGTGGTAGTGGTAGCGGTAGcggcagtagtggtagtggtagtagtagttgtagtgatagtggtagtgttagtagtagtggtagcggtatcggtagtagtggtagtaatgCATTTCTAATGGGTGAAAGGTGCACTCATGTTAATTACATGGCCCAGTtgaaatttacatatttacatatcacATTTACATATCACATTTACATATCAGATTCTGCCTTGACATTAAGTTACAAAGTCCTGGCAATGTATGACATACATCGGTATTTAATGTCCTTTTTGTGTTCTTGTTAATACCCATGTGTTGTTTTTGACACAGATCTGTGTGAATCACAAGTGCGTGCCTCTGGCCAAGATGAACATCCCACAGTGCCCCGCGAATGGCTGCAGTGGACAAGGGGTAAGGCTACAGACAACCTTTCGGAAaccttgacacatgtcattcttTCATTATTGAATTTACCCTGTGTTTGAATTGTGGCCCTTGTGAGCACTGCAATCATTAGTAGGGCAACAATGTGTCACTGTTGCTATAGTTAAGAATATAAACAAACCGCAAGAAAGTGGTCCATATCTCCACCAACTACAGATCAAAACTAGGTGTGTTACTTAAGAACCAACCATTTGATATTTGGGGTGGGGgcctaaatatgtttaaaatatcaTCTTGCTACAATGAATTTATGGTCAGCATCCTTTTTATTCTTCACAAATCTGCTTCTTGTATTTTAATGCAGGATATTTTTGTCTGCCTATTATTGATGTGTAAATTTTGAGACATTATGTAGCAAGGCTTTACCAGGTGTGCAGTCATacatgtgtgtattttgtgtgtaGGTGTGCAACTCAAATGGAAACTGCCACTGCAACAATGGGTTCGCCCCTCCATACTGTAACAGGCCAGGATTTGGTGGAAGTGCTGACAGTGGACCATCCAGTAATGAATATGGTAAGTTGGCTTGTCTTACCAATCATCTGCTGTCTTAATGAAGTTTCAGATTTATTTCTGTGTTTGGAACATTTAACTGGCATGGAGACTTTGGTGGCAATGGATTTTCTTGGAGTTAAAACCATGTTCCTGCAGCATGAAAATTGGGAAAATTGAGATAAATTACATCGATCACCCTCTTGTATTATCTGTATCTATTCTCTGAAGTACGAacccaattataaaatatgtgTTGCTCCTGTGGAAACATATACTGACTAAGACCCTGTAGATTCGGGACTAAACATGCACCCATGAGATCATCTAGATAATGTCCTGTCTTCTGTTTTCACTCTGATTTATCTGACAACAGACAATTCCTTCCCCTTCTTATCACATGGTTCCTTCTTTGTATTATGCAACACATTTCTTTTCTTCATGCTGAAGACAGTGTGAACCGTGTGAaccccaaactcactcactcactcactcactcactcactcactcactcactcactcactcactcactcactcactcactcactcactcactcactcactcactcactcactcactctacttgTCATTGATTGTGTTCCTGTTCTTGTAGCCAACAAGAGCCTGCTAGTGGGGCTGCTGGTGTTCTTCCTGGTCATACTGCCTCTTGTCGGTGTCTTCATCTTCTTTGGCTACTTCTACAGAAGCAAACTCAAGACTTGGTGGCACCTAGGTCCAAAACTCAAGTATGGGTtcgtatatattttcattatactGGTCATACATCAAATCAACATTTAGCAAAATAATTTGCATGCTGGCAGCAGGAAATTGAAGTTAGTTGTGATGAGGATTTTGGGCTCAAAGCTAAAAATTAAACTTCCATTTGATTTAATCTGAAATTTTGGACATGTGATTTCAAACTGTCATTTCAGTGTCTCTTAAATGGCTAATCTTTGACCCTCAATGCATGTTAAAATGGCACTAAAACGTACCTTAAGGAAATAATTCTGAAGCTAAAAAATCCATCAGATTATGAACTTACACTCCTAAGAACAGTTTTTGTGAATAATATGATGAAAGATTGCCCTATTTTTCTGTAGGGTCCCTGGCAAGAAACCCAAGCCACCGCCACAGCCTGTGCGATCACCATCTAACATCAATGATCAGCGGCCTAAGTCAGTGCACATGAAGAGAGCCCCAACTCAAGTTGAAATATCAGACCCTGTTCTCACTGGCAGCACTAACCGAGAGTCACATGCATTTGTGGGACCAGCTAGACCCATCAGCATGTCACCGAAACGGGAAAGAATTCCAATGAAGCCAGATCCTGTTGTGCCAGCTTCCGCTAAGGTCCAGCCAAAACCTGACAGAGTGTCACAAAAATCTGCAGCTAAAATTAAGCCAGATCGGCCTTCAACAAAACCTGAGAGATCTGTCCCTCGAAATGAAAGGCTCGGGCCACCTGAAGGTGGATCCAGGATTGTTAAAAGAGAATCTTTCAGAGGGTCAGAAATATCCAGTCCGGTTTTAATGAGCACTACCAACAGGAATTCAGATGTTTTCCCAGAGGATGAATTTCATGAAATTCCAGGTCAGAGTCAGTTGATTCCAAGATCCTCAGGGTCAAGAAGTCCTCCACCAATTCCCGGGCATGGAACTACGCCTCGTGTAAAACGCACACAGTCTGATCGTGAAAAAATTGAGCGACCATTGTCTATTCCTCCTTCTAAAGGAGCTCTAGCTCGTCAAGCTGCTGTGAGTACTTCAATGAAGACACAGAGGCCACCTGCACCTCCTCCAAGACCTGTACCTCCAGATCCCAAAGAATCAGATTCAGAGGGGCCTGTGTATCAAAATGACATTTCTATAAAAAGCAGAGGTTCTAAACCAGTGGTGAAAAAGGATGTACGTGAGAGAAAGGACCCACTTCCCAAGAAACATATATCCTATAACTGGGATAGTTCTCAGAAGCATGATTTATCACAACGGAAGGAACCTCCCAAGAAGAAGGATCAAGGTTACCGCGATCGAAACTCGCGGGACCACAGGACTCAAAATTCACTGAGTGATAGGAACAAGAATAACGATAGTGCTAGATCTAACATGAATTCAGGCTTGAAATCCAAGCCCATGTATACAAATCTTGCTTCACCAGAAGGTGACCTTGATGCTAAAGAACACTCCTCAGTGTCGGCCCTGAGGGCCAAATTTGGTGCATCAGACTCCAGAACAGGAAGTGTAGGTCGGAATAATTCACGCATAAGTGATAGGCCATCCATTGCCTCGAAGCCTTCCCCTAAGGTGGTGCGGAGTTTTAATGTATGACATGTGTTGCATATACTGTGATCTCACCATTATAAGGATGTAATTATTTTGACTAGTGGAGTGGAAACATTTTCCTGTACAAAGCCAGTCATGTTCATCATATTTAGGGGCTCTGTTAGGGTGTGATGATTTACcacatgtacaaaatatttagGTTTGTAGTGAAGAATCCCTAACAGATCCCCATTTATATTGTGTGAAAGAGTGAATTGATGTGTCTAAGGCTAATAGCATCTATTTCTACAGTCTTCCGTTGTGGACATTGTCACACAACATGGTATGGTTAGGAAGGGTAAAATCTGCTTGGAATACATTCAAGGATATCTGCTGGTTAGTGGTCGGTAGGGTTAAACTGAAATAATAGTATATGCACATAAGGAAAACACTCCATGAATAATACCACATTCGATGACATGAAGATGCTTTCACTCAAACCATGCAGGGACTGACTAAGTGACAAAGTTCCATCTGGAGATGGTTGTTCCATTGTGAatacaaatatgtatgtgaaatCCTAAAACACCAAATTTAAAATCATAGCTCCA encodes:
- the LOC137264880 gene encoding disintegrin and metalloproteinase domain-containing protein 9-like isoform X2, whose amino-acid sequence is MDVLHGLTAYMCYFLLYITDPVAGKADPNQSPPKQNGVEIFHQYENIVPEIFHEKKRIEGTYEKGKHLDSITVLFTAFNRSFILDLELNKELFSTSYVEKRYHSTGSSFHTPHPLTQRQKHCYYHGTVRYSPDSLVALSTCDGIRGFISTNNENYHIDSGPGYHRLFRDSDRRRRDLKCGTDGHKAHFHPPGTNKDVHSRKKRDIHGPYDSNQNTRYVELYLVNDYRTYERNGGNTTSVIRRSQDITNIVSRLYRPLNIYVALVGVEVWEGGDQITVTTSADATMENFLRYRRERINPFHRNDNAQLVTGIFFDHGVVGKAIKGPICTYQFSGGVNMDYDGLVTLVATTVAHEMGHNFGMEHDNDSTCYCPKDKCIMAATSGQTSPTDWSSCSKNALQEAFELGMDYCLRNKPSQIFEGPVCGNGFVEDGEECDCGLPQDCNNRCCNASSCKMYHQAKCATGRCCDLSTCKPKEKSTLCREPVGECDLPEFCDGSAEYCPADVFLQNGLSCKNGQSYCYKGKCNTHSDQCKLLWGDTGRASDPICFQQLNMRGDQDGNCGYNWTKDTYSTCRREDVMCGLLHCVHLNEKLMFWRDNLAHTMRASFLTRGNTQYVCRSAMLDVGLDMPDPGMVPDGAKCEVNKICVNHKCVPLAKMNIPQCPANGCSGQGVCNSNGNCHCNNGFAPPYCNRPGFGGSADSGPSSNEYANKSLLVGLLVFFLVILPLVGVFIFFGYFYRSKLKTWWHLGPKLKVPGKKPKPPPQPVRSPSNINDQRPKSVHMKRAPTQVEISDPVLTGSTNRESHAFVGPARPISMSPKRERIPMKPDPVVPASAKVQPKPDRVSQKSAAKIKPDRPSTKPERSVPRNERLGPPEGGSRIVKRESFRGSEISSPVLMSTTNRNSDVFPEDEFHEIPGQSQLIPRSSGSRSPPPIPGHGTTPRVKRTQSDREKIERPLSIPPSKGALARQAAVSTSMKTQRPPAPPPRPVPPDPKESDSEGPVYQNDISIKSRGSKPVVKKDVRERKDPLPKKHISYNWDSSQKHDLSQRKEPPKKKDQGYRDRNSRDHRTQNSLSDRNKNNDSARSNMNSGLKSKPMYTNLASPEGDLDAKEHSSVSALRAKFGASDSRTGSVGRNNSRISDRPSIASKPSPKVVRSFNV
- the LOC137264880 gene encoding disintegrin and metalloproteinase domain-containing protein 9-like isoform X1; translation: MDVLHGLTAYMCYFLLYITDPVAGKADPNQSPPKQNGVEIFHQYENIVPEIFHEKKRIEGTYEKGKHLDSITVLFTAFNRSFILDLELNKELFSTSYVEKRYHSTGSSFHTPHPLTQRQKHCYYHGTVRYSPDSLVALSTCDGIRGFISTNNENYHIDSGPGYHRLFRDSDRRRRDLKCGTDGHKAHFHPPGTNKDVHSRKKRDIHGPYDSNQNTRYVELYLVNDYRTYERNGGNTTSVIRRSQDITNIVSRLYRPLNIYVALVGVEVWEGGDQITVTTSADATMENFLRYRRERINPFHRNDNAQLVTGIFFDHGVVGKAIKGPICTYQFSGGVNMDYDGLVTLVATTVAHEMGHNFGMEHDNDSTCYCPKDKCIMAATSGQTSPTDWSSCSKNALQEAFELGMDYCLRNKPSQIFEGPVCGNGFVEDGEECDCGLPQDCNNRCCNASSCKMYHQAKCATGRCCDLSTCKPKEKSTLCREPVGECDLPEFCDGSAEYCPADVFLQNGLSCKNGQSYCYKGKCNTHSDQCKLLWGDTGRASDPICFQQLNMRGDQDGNCGYNWTKDTYSTCRREDVMCGLLHCVHLNEKLMFWRDNLAHTMRASFLTRGNTQYVCRSAMLDVGLDMPDPGMVPDGAKCEVNKICVNHKCVPLAKMNIPQCPANGCSGQGVCNSNGNCHCNNGFAPPYCNRPGFGGSADSGPSSNEYANKSLLVGLLVFFLVILPLVGVFIFFGYFYRSKLKTWWHLGPKLKYGVPGKKPKPPPQPVRSPSNINDQRPKSVHMKRAPTQVEISDPVLTGSTNRESHAFVGPARPISMSPKRERIPMKPDPVVPASAKVQPKPDRVSQKSAAKIKPDRPSTKPERSVPRNERLGPPEGGSRIVKRESFRGSEISSPVLMSTTNRNSDVFPEDEFHEIPGQSQLIPRSSGSRSPPPIPGHGTTPRVKRTQSDREKIERPLSIPPSKGALARQAAVSTSMKTQRPPAPPPRPVPPDPKESDSEGPVYQNDISIKSRGSKPVVKKDVRERKDPLPKKHISYNWDSSQKHDLSQRKEPPKKKDQGYRDRNSRDHRTQNSLSDRNKNNDSARSNMNSGLKSKPMYTNLASPEGDLDAKEHSSVSALRAKFGASDSRTGSVGRNNSRISDRPSIASKPSPKVVRSFNV